The genomic DNA TGATTTCAAAGAAGTCTCGGTCAACATGCAGCTCACCGGCGCGTTTGAAAAGGTTTATAAAGAAGGCGACAATACGCCGGTTTTGCCGACCGATACGATGAAAAATACCGTGTATGCGCTGGCCAAAAATCATCCGTTGAAAGCCATCGAAGAGTTCGGGCTGACGCTGGCGCAGCATTTTCTCGATCACAATCCGCAGGTGGCCGGCGCAGCCATCGAACTGCATGAGACGTTGTGGCAACGCCTTGCCATAGCTTCGGAAAAGAAAAATCCCATGCCGCATCCGCACGCGTTCATGAAAGCGGGACATGAAATATGGACAAGCGCAATCACGAACGATCGCAAACGCATCACCGTCAAATCCGGGCTGAAGCATATGGTTATTCTAAAAACCACGGACTCGGGTTTTTCAAATTTTTTACACGATCGTTTCACCACGTTGCAGGACGCGGATGATCGCATATTCGCCACGGATCTGCAAGCGGAGTGGCTTTATCATCAACACACCCTTGACTTCGCAATGAGCCGGCAAACCGTGCGTCAAGT from Cytophagia bacterium CHB2 includes the following:
- the pucL gene encoding urate oxidase; this translates as MSVTLSQNSYGKSSVRVAKITRHADYHDFKEVSVNMQLTGAFEKVYKEGDNTPVLPTDTMKNTVYALAKNHPLKAIEEFGLTLAQHFLDHNPQVAGAAIELHETLWQRLAIASEKKNPMPHPHAFMKAGHEIWTSAITNDRKRITVKSGLKHMVILKTTDSGFSNFLHDRFTTLQDADDRIFATDLQAEWLYHQHTLDFAMSRQTVRQVLLEAFAQHHSLSVQHTLYAMGGAVLEKCPEVEEIHLVMPNKHYLLFDLERFGMENRNEIFTPTDEPFGRIAGTLRRD